The Rhodopseudomonas palustris genome window below encodes:
- a CDS encoding response regulator, with amino-acid sequence MSNPVTIIMIEDDEGHARLIERNIRRSGVNNEIIPFTSGTAALNYLFGPDGSGVEHQNRALLVLLDLNLPDTSGIDILRRVKENDHLKCTPVVVLTTTDDAQEIKRCYELGCNVYITKPVNYESFANAIRQLGLFFSVIQVPQTEAP; translated from the coding sequence ATGAGCAATCCAGTCACCATCATCATGATCGAGGACGACGAGGGCCACGCGCGCCTGATCGAGCGCAATATCCGCCGCTCCGGCGTCAACAACGAGATCATTCCGTTCACCTCCGGTACAGCGGCACTGAACTACCTGTTCGGTCCCGACGGGTCCGGCGTCGAACACCAGAATCGAGCCCTGCTGGTTCTGCTCGATCTCAATCTGCCCGACACCAGCGGCATCGACATTCTGCGGCGCGTCAAGGAAAACGATCATCTCAAATGCACGCCGGTCGTGGTGCTGACGACCACCGACGACGCGCAGGAAATCAAGCGTTGCTACGAACTCGGCTGCAACGTCTACATCACCAAGCCGGTGAACTACGAGAGCTTCGCCAACGCGATACGTCAGCTCGGCCTGTTCTTTTCCGTGATCCAGGTTCCTCAAACCGAGGCTCCATGA